In Kutzneria kofuensis, the DNA window TCGGACATGCGCGACCACCCGGCGTTCCGGCTGTTCAACGGCCTGGCCGAGGGCATGGTGGACGGCCTGGTCGGGCTGGCCCGGGACTGGCGGCCGGACGTCGTCGTCTACGAGGCGATGAACGTCATCGGCCTGCTCGCGGCGGACGCCGCCGGGGCCAAGGCGGTGTCGCACTCGATCGGCGTCGCCCACAACAAGGACGTGCTGGCCATGTTCGCCGGCATGCAGCGGGACATCTTCAAGCGCTACGGCGTCGACGAGATCCCCGACCCGGACGTGCACCTGGACGTCGCGCCGCCGAGCATGAAGGAGGCGCCGGACGGCTGGCTGATGCGGTACGTGCCGTACAACGGCGGCGGGCAGCTGCCGGGCTGGTTGACCGCCCGGCCGGAGCGGTCGCGGATCACCGTCACGCTGGGCACGGTGGCGCCGATGCTGACCGGTATCGGGCCGGTGCAGCGGATCGTCGCGGCGGCGGAGAAGATCGACGCCGAGTTCGTGATCGCGATCGGCGGCAACGTCGACACGTCGTCGCTGAGCGACCTGCCGGACAACGTGCGGCTGGCCGGCTACGTGCCGCTCGGCCCGCTGCTGGCGACCAGCGCCGGGGTCGTCCACCACGGCGGCGCGGGCACCACGCTGACCGCGCTGGACGCGGGCGTGCCGCAGATCGTGGTGCCGCAGGGCGCGGACGGCCCGATCAACGCCGCCGCGGTGGCCGCCGCCGGCACCGGCCTCAACGTGACCGACGAGGAGCTGGACACCCAGCTGATCGAGCGGCTGCTCACCGAGGAGTCGCTGCGGGTCAACGCGGAGCGGATCCGGGCCGAGATGCACGCCATGCCGTCGCCGGCCGAGATCGCCGATCGGCTCACTAAGAATTTCGGTGGACAAGTTTCTTAGTAGCAGAGTTAAATGGTCGGCACAGGGAGGGAGCAACAGCCATGCGCATTCTGATCACCACGTCCCCGGGTCTGGGGCACATCCTGCCGACCATCTCGTTCGCGCACGCGGCCCGGGCCGCCGGCCACGACGTGCTCTACGCGACCGGCGGCTACGTGGGCGCGGTGTCCGACGCGGGCCTGCAGGTGGTGGACGCGTCGCCGGGGACGAACTACATGGAGATCTTCTCCGCCGCCGGGGCGACGATGGGCCAGCAGATGCAGGCCGCGCGGGGCGACCTGCGCAGGACCGTCGAGATCGCGCTGGAGATGTTCGCCAAGGTGTCCGAGCCGACGCTGGAGACCGTAGCCCGGGTCGCCGACAAGTGGCAGCCGGACGTCGTGCTGCACACGCCGCTGCAGGCCGCGGGGCAGTTGGCGGCCGGCAAGCTCGGCGTGCCGCTGGTGATGCTGGAACTCGCCATGGGTCGCAGCCGCGGCTTCGACGACATGGGCGACATCACCTACCGCGAGCTGCGCGAGTACTTCGAGCGGCACGGCGTGGCCGAGGCGCCGCGGCCGGCCGTCAAGCTCAGCGTCACGCCGCCGAGCGTGCGGGGGCCGGAGCGGTCCGACAGCGAGTGGCTGATGCGGTACGTGCCGTACAACGGCGGCGCCGTGATGCCGGAGTGGCTGCTGGACAAGCCGGACCGCCGCCGCGTGCTGATCACGCTCGGCACCGTCGTGCCGCACGCCGGGCTCGGCGGGATCGAGCCGATCGTCGCGGCCGCGAGCAAGGTCGACGCGGAGTTCGTGCTCGCGCTCGGGGACGTGGATCTCACGTCGCTGGGCGAGTTGCCGGGCAACGTCCGGGCGGTCGACTACCTGCCGCTCGGCGCGCTGCTGTCCTCCTGCGACGCGGCGATCCACCACGGCGGCGCCGGCACCACGATGACCACAGTGGACGCCGGCATCCCGCAGATCGTCGTGCCGCACGGCGCGGACCAGTTCGTCAACGCCGACACTGTGCAGGCCAGCGGCATCGGGCAGCGCGCGGAGGTCGGCGACGTCGACGTGGAGATGATCGAGCGGCTGCTCGACGACGAGGACTGGCGGACCAACGCGCTGCGGATGCGGGACGAGGTCCGCGCGATGCCGTCCCCGGTCGACGTCGTGGCCCGGCTGGCCGGATACATCGGCTGACCCTCCGCTGTCAACCCCTTGAAGTTCGGAACGGACCATTCCTCAACTCCGAGTTGAGGAATGGTCCGTTCCGAACAGTGAGGCGGTTGGTCAGCCCTTCAGGGCGGCGGCTAGCTTGGCGCCGTCGTAGGAGCCCCAGCCGGTGACCTGGTCGTAGCCCTGACCGGCCTTGAAGGTGCCGTTGCTGCCGGACGTCACGTCGTGGAAGCCGGTGCCCTTCAGGCCGTACAGCGCCTGGTTGGCGGCGCCGAGCTTGGCGCCGTACAGCGCGGCGAAGCCGGCCCACATCGGGGCGGCGCAGCTGGTGCCGCCGTAGACCTGCCAGCTGCCGCCGGAGTAGATGGCGTAGCCGCTGTTCGGGTCGGCATCCGAGGACACGTCGGGAACCGTGCGCTTGCCGTTCGAGCCGGCCTGCCAGCTGGGGGCGTCGAACACCGTCGAGGTGCCGCCGCCGGAGCCGTTCCACGCCGACTCGGAGCCGTAGCCGTTGCCGCTCACGGACAGGTGCGTGCCGCCGACACCGGTCACGTTCGGGTCGGACGCCGGAAAGTCGACCGCGTCCACGCCGGACCCGGTCTGGCTGCGGGTGCAGTCCCGCGAGCCGTCGTCACCGGAGGCGGCGAAGAAGCTGATGCCCTCGGCGGTCGCCTGCTTGATCCCGTTGCTGGTGCCGGTGATCGCCGCCTGGGTGGTGTCCGGCTCGCACGAGCCCCAGGAGATCGACACCACCGACACCTTGTTGTCGCTGGCGATCTGGTTGGCCATGTCGACCTCGCCCTGGTCGCTGTTGGGCGCCTCGTACACGTAGGTCGACGCGGCCGGGGCCATCGCGTGCACGATCTCGATGTCCAGCTCGACCTCGCCCTGCCCGTCGCCGGGGCTGGCGTCGTAGTTGGCGCCGTCCACCGACACGGTCTGCGGGGCCGACGAGCTCAGGCTGAACTGCTTGTCGTACGCGGCGATGTTGGACGCCTGGTAGCCGTCGAACTCCCACAGCGCGACCGACTGGCCGGAACCGGTGCCGAGCGAGCCGGTGTCGTACGCGCCGCGCAGCTGGGTCGGGTTGTAGCCGGAGGGCGCGGCCGCCTTCTTCTGCGACACCGAGTTCTTGTGCTTGACGGCGTGGTTGTCCAGGCCGACGACGCCCTGCACGGCGGCGGCGATGTTGGCCGGCAGCTTGGGCGCGGAATCGTTGGCGAAGAAGTCACGGTGCTGCGCGGTGTCGGTGTAGCGGCCCAGCGAGGTGGCGAACGCCCGCTGCAGCTGCGACGCGGTGCCACTGGCCGTGACGACCTGGCGGTTCTCGCTGACCTTCGTCACGGCGAGGCCCTGCCCGCGCAGGTAGCTGGACACGCTGTCCACTGTGGACTGGGTCGGCGCGAACCGGTCGTTGAACTGGGCCGGCGTGATGAACTTACCGTGC includes these proteins:
- a CDS encoding nucleotide disphospho-sugar-binding domain-containing protein, whose protein sequence is MRVLVTALAGHGHLFPLVTTSWALRAAGHEVLFASAGDLTALKGTGLHSYDVAPGLDMRSLLGDDAGEAFRSSTSGRQLGTDPSDMRDHPAFRLFNGLAEGMVDGLVGLARDWRPDVVVYEAMNVIGLLAADAAGAKAVSHSIGVAHNKDVLAMFAGMQRDIFKRYGVDEIPDPDVHLDVAPPSMKEAPDGWLMRYVPYNGGGQLPGWLTARPERSRITVTLGTVAPMLTGIGPVQRIVAAAEKIDAEFVIAIGGNVDTSSLSDLPDNVRLAGYVPLGPLLATSAGVVHHGGAGTTLTALDAGVPQIVVPQGADGPINAAAVAAAGTGLNVTDEELDTQLIERLLTEESLRVNAERIRAEMHAMPSPAEIADRLTKNFGGQVS
- a CDS encoding glycosyltransferase, with the translated sequence MRILITTSPGLGHILPTISFAHAARAAGHDVLYATGGYVGAVSDAGLQVVDASPGTNYMEIFSAAGATMGQQMQAARGDLRRTVEIALEMFAKVSEPTLETVARVADKWQPDVVLHTPLQAAGQLAAGKLGVPLVMLELAMGRSRGFDDMGDITYRELREYFERHGVAEAPRPAVKLSVTPPSVRGPERSDSEWLMRYVPYNGGAVMPEWLLDKPDRRRVLITLGTVVPHAGLGGIEPIVAAASKVDAEFVLALGDVDLTSLGELPGNVRAVDYLPLGALLSSCDAAIHHGGAGTTMTTVDAGIPQIVVPHGADQFVNADTVQASGIGQRAEVGDVDVEMIERLLDDEDWRTNALRMRDEVRAMPSPVDVVARLAGYIG
- a CDS encoding S53 family peptidase, whose amino-acid sequence is MSRRFRALALAAAPLPLLAAAAMAGTAAAQTQPLVSVPGNVSPALAHSQRDGAVDADTKMSVSVALKLRNSSELDKLIADVSNPRSPEHGKFITPAQFNDRFAPTQSTVDSVSSYLRGQGLAVTKVSENRQVVTASGTASQLQRAFATSLGRYTDTAQHRDFFANDSAPKLPANIAAAVQGVVGLDNHAVKHKNSVSQKKAAAPSGYNPTQLRGAYDTGSLGTGSGQSVALWEFDGYQASNIAAYDKQFSLSSSAPQTVSVDGANYDASPGDGQGEVELDIEIVHAMAPAASTYVYEAPNSDQGEVDMANQIASDNKVSVVSISWGSCEPDTTQAAITGTSNGIKQATAEGISFFAASGDDGSRDCTRSQTGSGVDAVDFPASDPNVTGVGGTHLSVSGNGYGSESAWNGSGGGTSTVFDAPSWQAGSNGKRTVPDVSSDADPNSGYAIYSGGSWQVYGGTSCAAPMWAGFAALYGAKLGAANQALYGLKGTGFHDVTSGSNGTFKAGQGYDQVTGWGSYDGAKLAAALKG